AACCCGGTGCAGTTAGACTTCCACTTCCGCCTCACCCCCCAGACCTCTGCCCATTGGCACGGCCTTCTCTGTGACCATCGACTCTTCCTGGATATCCCCCGTCGGGCCTTGGATCAAGGCAACCGGGACAGGTGACTGAGCCTggcggggagaggggagggatgaGGGAGGGGCCTTCCTTCTCTTATAGTGTCATAGTCGGGTACGGGTGTGCCCACCCCAGGGCTGACTCAGGAGCTGGATACATGCAAACCACTGAAGGGACGTGCAGACAAGCCTGGAGCCGGCCGGGGTCTGGGATTCAAGGGCTAACAGCCAGCCCATGGGAGGTGGCTGGGTTCAGTCAGAAACACAGAGGAGCCGTAAACAGCTGAACGACGTGCATTCCAGCTGTTGTGTTTATAGAGTCGTCCCTTCTCCCCAGGCCCCGTCATGGCATGGGTGTCAATCTGATAGCGTACGATCCCTTGGCTTCAGAGAAAAATCGGTCAAAATTTGTCTAGCAACTTGTATTTCCTGACTGGGGTTAACAAAAACTGAGCAATAGATTTCTGTCCAACCAGTAGGTGCCTCCCTGGATTCTGAGTTCGCTCAACATTTCGTTCACCATGATTTTTCTCCCTGGATCCTAGTTTGACGGCAACACTGGAGTATGTGGAAGAAAAGACCAATGTGGGCTCCGTGTTTGTAAACTTCCAAAACGACCGCAACGACAGAGGTGGGGATCTGCTATCCTCCTGGGTCCTTGGTGCTGAAGCAGCTATCAGGGGCTTCCCTTTTAGAAGACCCTCTTCCCCTCACTCTTTCAAAAGGGCACCCTCAAGCATTTCAGGGTTtcaccctccccgcccctccaAGGAGGTTAAGATATCTAGCATTCTGTTCAGGTTACACCTGGCCTATCGGGAAGTCCCCGTAGGTGGGTTTCAGGAGGCAGACTGAGGAGCGCTGGTGGGATTAGAGTCCATTCAAGGGAGCTGGCTGGTAGGACAGAAAGGGTATTAGTGGCTTAAGCACCTACAGTGTGAAAGGGCCGGTCATCAGGCCAGGAAAGGGATGTAATTAACCAGGTGCCTGGAACACGTTACAGAAACTACATCCTCCTTCAAGCAGTTTCTAGTCTGTCGGATACAAGACAAAGGATGGTCACAAGTTTACAACACCGTCATTGAGTTAGGCGCTTCATAAACATCATCTCCTTTAATCTTAAATTCTGTGAGGAAGGTTCTAGAATCCTCCATTTAGAAACGTGAAGGCTGAAGTTCAGAAGGGTTAAGTCACGGCCTGTCACAAAGCCAGCGTTAGTCTGCAGTCTGGCTGGTCCCACAGCCCGTCACCCCAATGGCTGCACTACACTACTGTCCCACAGCCACTCCCTGGTGGGATCAGCAAACCCCGGACAGTCATACTGACTTACAGAACGTTCTAATTCTTCTCTCCTTTCACAGGTGCCCTGCTACGGGCCTTCAGCTACATGGGCTTTGAGTTGGTCAGACCAGATcaccccgccctccctccctgggACAATGTCATCTTTATGGTGTATCCCCTTGAAAGGGACCTGGGCGATCTGCCCAGTGAGCCTCCTTGAACGTGCTTATTCCTATTctgtgaggggctgggggccttGAGACATGGGACCCAAGAACCCAGGATGTGATTCAGGACACCTTCCTCCCTGCTAAGAATAAAGGGCAGTGCAATCAGCAAGCGTTCCTCTTTCTAGGGGGAGGCGGGGTTGGCTGGAGTGGGCCGTAAGCCTTAGAGCTGGATTCACTGGAGGAGAAGCATTTGATAACTGCACAGACCAGAGGCACCTGAAACCAAAGAGGGAAGGGACCCAAGGATTGCAGGCTCCTTTTGCCTCCCCCCCGCCGCCCCAAGGCCATTTCCCCATTTGTTCTAAccctttactgagcacctgccaggAGCAGGAACCGAGCCTTACTGGGAGATTCTCATCCACATATTTCAGTTCAAATGGGACACAAGTGCTAATGCCTTGTCGTTGGCTGTGGGGATAAGAGAAGACGCATGCGTCCCGCGGCTTTGGCCCAAGGGGATTTCAGTAGACACAGTAAGAAATAGGAAGCGTAgagagggcattccaggcagcaggCAACGTACAGGGCTGTACTGCAAGAATAAGGGACCCATCAGAATGGGACAGAAACTGACAAGGCTTAGAGGCCACATTACAGGAAGACTTATACATAGCAGCAAACTGCAGCTAGGAAGACACACTCATTTTCCAGAGCAGGAAGTCTTACAAGGAATGACCTATGTCAGGGGACCTCGCTACTTAAcaggaaagaatgaggaaactgGACACTCACTGGCCTCCCGACCCTGTGGGAGAGGAGCTCCAGGTCCACGAGTTCATGACAGCCAAGGTCTGCCCTGATTCCTCCTAGGCCCCAGGATCCACAGCTCAGCTGCTCCCTCATGGGAGCTTCTGCTCATTGGTGGAGACTTTTCTGAGAAAACAAATTCTGAGGATCGTGGCTATGGGAAAATAGAGTTGCCATGCACTATATGGGTAGGCCTCGCTAAttcctagattaaaaaaaaaatccagcataAGGCATCCTTATGTGCTAACTTTGTTTTCTAGTTTACCTCggatccttaaaaaaaaaagttcattggCCATTATTCTCCCGCCCACATTACTATGCATTTATATTCACTTTGGAGTACCTTCACAGTTCTCATGGGCCCCTCACGATACTATCAGAACGGACATTCTAAAGTCTTACAGAACGTTTACAGCTTTTAGAATCCTAAGCCAGGCCTTTTCTCCCAGAGAGCATCAATGGGGTCTTAGTTACACAGCCAAACCCTGGCTGGTTCTGAGCGAATGGCTAATTCAGGGAGAGTACGATGTGTCCACAAGCGACACTTCTCCATAGACAGGCCTCTCTGTCAGCTGTGTGGCAGTTTCCACCAGATTTCGGTCCAGAAGGTACCCGTAGGCCTGTTTCCCCCTTGCGATTTAATCAGCATTTAGTTTCAgataattttttgagaactttATTCAGCAAAGAATCTCCTGAATGCTTTAAACAGGTATGtatgtcccccccacccccgcccgggTGGGTGCACATACATTATAGACACTATACTGGCAACCGAGAGTATTTCCCGATTGGCCTCTCTTCTTGTCTCCTTGTATTTTAACGTGTACAGGGACATAGCTGGAGCAACACCTCAAAAAACCTGTCTCCAGTAACAGCAGCAGTGGAGGCCGGGAGGCTTAACATAAACAGACTGCTCTGCGCCTCTGCCTCCTGACTCAACTGCAGCCTGCGAGTTCACACGAAAACTTCTCTCACCTGCTGAGGTGAGTCAAGGTCTGCAGAACCATCACTTTCGGTGACCAAACCCTGGCTGTTTCCCGGCCCCCAAAGGACGCAGCCTAGCAGTAGTGTGCGTCAAGACTGGCAGAGGGGAACAGGTATTACGTCCAGGTATTGAGCAGCGTGGATGTAACGCTTTCAAACACCAGGAGGGGGTGGCAGGTGATGTGGGGCACACGTGTCTCCCTCTACCCCACACACTTCCTGGTAGTCCAGCGGAGGGAGAAAATGCATTTGGACCACAGCAAGAATAAAGGAAGGACTGTGTAGATCTCTTGCTCACTGGCGCCTCTCTCCAGGCACCAAATCTGccaaagacaaaaacacaaagacacaaaaagcTTGGAAGGGCTCAATCAGAGAGCAAGTTGAAGCTACAGGAAAGCAGCTGCAGAGACGTGGCATTGAGCTGGGCTTGGAGAAGAGAGCACAGCGAGGCCCACGTTGTCACCGCCATTACTTCTGCTGCTACAGACAGGCGACAGCTCCACTCACACAGCAGAGCAGAAGACGGACGCAGCTGGAGCCGACTTCAGATTAAGTAATCGTCTTCAAGGTTATCATCAGCAGACAGAGAGGCAGCTTCTACGCAGCAGAAACGAGGAGAAGTGAGACACTGCCCTGATGCAGCAGGCCCTGCCCGAGGCGCAGGGTTGCCCCAGGACCACCGGGGTCAGCAGCCGCCTTCACAAGCCCCCCAGTTTGGAGAGACTGACTGACTAATGGGAACCTCCGGAGGTGCTGCAGGAGGACGTGCTGTTGGTACCTGACAGGCTGAGGCAGGACAGGCTATGTGCTATCTCCCCAGGGCTCTTCTTGGCCTCGGTGAGCACGCTGCCATCAGAGACATCTGCTTCTGTGACCTGAGAGGAGGAAGATGcgagaaaaaggaagaatgtggCAGCCGGTGGAAAAGGAGCAGCCACTCGGTCACTCGCTCACGCCATCTGGTTCAGGCCGCTGAGAGCGACACACGCCTCGTGGCAGTAACCCTAGTGGAGCGACTCCGGGAAGCTCTACAAAACGTCCCGCGTGACCAGGAGCCTCATGTCTCCACACACGAGACATGCCCTCCGCGACAGCCATGGCTCACTCACCACGTCGTGCAGCATGTCTGACACAGCTCTATTCTCTTCCACGTCCTCAGGAAGCTCAACCGCGTATCCCTTGCGAACTAATTCTAACCCAATATCaagtttctgaaaagaaaaaggaaaagggaatgagGTTCTCTCTAAGGAAGGACAAATCTGAGGAAACGGGAGGACTGCCAGTCTGAGGACATGCCCTGGGAGGATGGGAAGCCGGACCTTCTGAAGTGGCTGTCATACCAGATAAGGCGTTCTGGGGAGGAAACGGCACACGAGCCAGTGAGCCACGAGCGACCCCGTCTTACCTTCCCGTTGCTGGTATCATACAAGTAGATCTTGGGCCAAGTTGAGGCCCCAGTCTGCACGTAGCTAGAGATCTTGGCCACCAGGGGCTTCCAGTCAGCACAGTGAGTGAGCCTGTCAAACTCGTCCAGGGCTTCCTCTTCCCACTGCCCGCCTGGCAAAAGATGGCGGAGAGCCTAAGAAGGGGGCCTGCTGACGGGGTGGGCTGCACCCTGGAGGGAAGCTGGCACTACCTCTCTACTCCGGAAGGcacctctgcctgcctgccaggcCAGTTTCTGGCTGTTGCTTTCTAGAGCCGGTGAGAAAAAGACACCCGAGCCCCTAGAACTCAAAAGGCTTGGACCGGGAAAAGCCCTGCCATGTGCTGTGTCAGTTATTCTATTTGGAGACAAGGTCAGTGGGTGTTGGGACTCATTTACCTGTGGGGACAATCCGTGCCAGGCTACACTCTATTGCTTGAAATGGAAGGCTTAGGAAGTCACTCCTGACGTGAAAGAAACTGCAGTTAGAATCCCAGTGCCAGTATATTCCTTGCTTCTAGACAGCCCCGACTACCCCGCGGGAGAAGACACTCACCGGCTCTGTGCACATGTTCTCTTCTGAACCCCTACCCCCGTGAGGCATGTCAACAGCCCGCCACCCCACAGCCAGGACCGAGTCCATGGCTGCGACTCCAGTCTGGCCTGCACTGACCTGAGTGCCCTGAGGTCCCTCAGTGGGCAGTCACCATTGTCTCCAAAGTCCACAAAATAGAGGTCCAGGTTCCCATTCTCTAAGGTGCCAAGGACCCGGGCTCGATACCAGGAACCATTTGTAGGTAAAGGTGCTGCTACAATATCTCCTACATGCACAGTCAAGTCTTCAGGCTACACACGGGATGAGGGGTCAGGAGAGGGGAGTTAGGGAGGTGCAGGCTCAAAAACACAAACAGGCAAGACCAGACACAAGAAGGAACAAGGAGCTGCTCCACAGGGAAAGGAAGAGACCGCAATGAAAAAGATAAGTCCCTTTCTCATGAAACCCAGCTCTGTCCCTATGGCAACTCACCAGACTGTTCTCATAGTGCTGGGTCATCTCACTGACGAGCTTGTCCAACTGCAGGCTGCGGGAGCCGATGATTTGGATCCAGAAGTGGTTAGGGTGTTCAGAGGCAGACACGTACACTTCCAGGAACTCGTCAGCATGGAAACTGAAGTCAGGACTGGGGACTAAACACAGGGAAGAGTGAGCTAAGCTGCAGCATCACCACCATCTTACATGGTGACCACATCAGAACCACCTGTGGTTGGAATGGGGACACTGCCCCGGTGGGGAGAGGCACAAATACCaactattataataaaagtgGTTCAAGGGAGCCCGGGATGAATCAGACAAGAACATCCTGAAGAAAGCTACTAAGCTATGTTCTGTACCTTCCTATGTAACTGAGTAATAAGAGTTTACATTCTTAGTCATCTGCCATGTATTCAAATCAGTCATCAGTTACAATGACGGTAAATCCTCCGTAGTCCAGCTGCCAACACGGACCAGTGAAAAGGTGTATCGACAGACAGAGGCTCACTCCAGCTCCCAGGCTTCCACTGACTCATTATGTGACCCTGGAAAGTCTGGACAAGCCTCTCATAGGGGCCCTCGTTTTCCCTGCCCATCCCGCACCTACACATTGAAGAGAAAGCTCACAGCCTTTTAATTCTTGAATGGcgaggatttttaaaatgaatgagacaGGCCCAAAGAAACACACCAAAAACAACTGGGCTGAGTATTTTACTTGTTTAGTAAGTATGTTTGGAGAAAGAATGTCATACAAATTCAATTATTTGATACACTACTCACAGCCTAGTTTCCTGTCAACTAGCGTATTTCTATATTGTTCTCCATCATTAACTGGTTTgtattcagaaaaatattatCTATCATACTAACCCAAGCAAAGTATTACCAGGAAGGCATATTTGTGATGAAAGACTTATGAGGAATCAAGAAAGTAGACATTTGTTTTATTGCTTCCTATGCTGGGTTCTCTTAAGCCAGTGTTTCTATCGTCCGTGCAGCTAACGGGTTCCCTCTCTACTACGTACTTTCAAACATGGACATCCCTGGACTGGTCTGGGCTCCAGACTTCTGAAAGCTGTCACCATCAGGCTTCTCCCAGGAACCTTCTTCTGGCCCTACAACCGCCATGTCGCCACCGCCTTTGCAGGGAGGAACTGCCAGTGGTACAGCCTGCTCTAGGCTGGCACCAGAGCTTTTCCAGAAAGCTGGCTCTCCGGCTGCACCCGGCTCTGTCACTTCTTCTCTTCTTACACTGATTGGCTGCTTGCGTGGGACTCTGGTTTCTGCAGCATGAGCGATTCTCTTCCGAAGTTCTTCATCTTCTGAAACTTTCTCTAGTATCAAATGCTGTGGAAAGTAAGAGAAGGGATGATAGCTGTGTGGCTAGAAAATTTGACCCAGGACAAATCTGACTGAGGAATAAAGAGTTCTTCTCATCGTTAGATACGACTCAAGTCTATCAACTACTTGCCTTGGCTGCCGCCACTTCCTTCTGTGTTCCTGAGATTTTTATAAGTCTTGAGAGTAGTAATGTGCCTTCTGATTCTTTGTCACAGGTAATTTTGGCTCCAGAGGCCTTACAGATAGAACGGATCGTCTCGCCGCCTCTCCCTACattgaacaacaataaaatcCTGTCCTTCCGTCCTGGCCAACCGTAAGTCTAGAGAAATCACTATTTTGTATATATGAGTACAAGGAGAGGAGAGTCGGTTCGCATTTCCACACTGAGCAGAATGCAAAACACTGAATGGAAAGCAGGAGCTACTGAAATTGTAAGAACGGGAATACTGGGTTATTCATTCTACCAATCTTATTTCAACTCTGCTAGGTTAATTTCTCcatgtcatttccatttttttgtccACTCAGCGTACGTCACATCCTCACTTCATTAGAAGAGATCCCATATGCTGCGTGAAACATGGCACCAAGGACAGGACACGTCTCTGCCTCGAGTAGCAGCATAAGGAATGCTCTGGGGGCAGGTGCTCTCTAGAGCGCTGTCGTGAAAGATCTGGGGTGCTAACGTGAGCTTCCTTCGCTTCCCTTTGGAAACCTATTACGAGGTAAGGACATTGACCCGAACCCTTCGAGAACCTATCCATGAAGTTCAGATCACACAACTTCTTGAGGATGTGTTTTTTGCTTTACCAACGGTTCTGTACGAAAGTAAAGCTGTGGTCTCAatgtccctttctttctcccagcAAGGTGAGGGGGAAGATAGGCCAGGAAAGACCCCTGGGAAGGTGTGAAAGAAAGGTAAAAGTAAAGGAAAGACAAGAGCAGAGGAAGCTGTCCAGTGGTACCTATGATTCTGCCCACAGATCTCTGGGGAACTGAGAGCTGCTCAGACACTGGGGCACTCTCTGTCAGGATCTGATGGATGGCTGCTTTGGCTTTGCACACCTGAACAGGAAAACCACTGATAAGCAGCACCCGCTCATCGCCTACATCCTCTGTGTCCACGTCAATCCGAGCACCGGTTTGTTTCCGCAGCTGCAGAGAAAAGGATACGTGGCAGTATGTCTGGAAGAGACCCCATTCGGGTCAGCAAGGTAGTCGGAACCCGACTCTGGAGGTAGATGGAACTGGACACAATTACCAGCCGAATCGGGATGCTATACGCAGTCCCCACTCACAGGTACTTATGGAAAGAGGTTAGTGACAAAGGTAAACCCTAAATAGCAGTGAATTGAAAATGGTTTCTCTTTGTGTACAGAACCCTGTTGTTTCCTCCTGATTTTATTTGACTTagagaattaaatattttcttttcttgacatGCCACCTGAACAATGGAAGATGGTAAGAAGAATTAGGCAGCTATTCAATATTTACTGTCCATTAATGAGAGTTTATTAATTCCATAGTAGAGAAGAATGGTTTAAGCTATACCAAGCCGAGACTCATCCAATCAAAAATCCCCATTTTGAGCCAAGTCATGTCATCCATTCACGAGGGAGCGGAAGTTCTCATCTCCAGAAGGTAATCAGCATCTTAACTAAAACGTTCCTgtactctttctttttaaaatatacacagtgTGGGTGGGTTCTGTGGGGCGGGGCAGAGAGGGGGAGCTGGGTGCCCGTGCACACACTTACCTGTTTAATATTGGCGCCCTGCCGGCCAATGATGAGCTTCACAGCCTCCTGGGGCACTCGCATCTCTATCTCGATGTCGTCCTCCCCAACGAACGTCAGCCGCTCTTCTGCACAGATCACAGCTCATCAGATCGGACTTAGATAACACCCACAGACAGCTACTACGAGCCCTCCCCTGAACGGAGCTGTCAGAGAGACACTGATGCAAGAGATAAACGGAGGGTCTCAACCACAGTGACACGCAGAAGTGGCAGCTGAGTGGGAATTGGAAGATCCGGAAAGACCAGAAGATGGCCACTAACTCTGGGATATTGTGTCAGACGCTAAAGTGGGGAGCGCATTTGGCTCTGCAAGAGAGATGCTGGGTTCGAGGCAAACTATTTGTCTTGGAGAAGAATGAAGGAGTCCATTAAGCTGACAACTTCTCCTGTCTGTACATAAATCATTTCTCTAGGTCCAGCCTCGGGGGAAAATGAACCCCACAGTTCGCCTTCTCCTAATAACTGAATAGAAGGAACATataaaaaaggtaagaagagtatagatatttaaaaagaaaaaagaagaacccACTGCAGCGTTGATGTTGCTGAAAGGAACAGATCaatagaatcataaaatgaaTTCTTCACTTCATAGAAATGATAGCTTCATATAAATGATAATAGTTTTAcgtgaagaacagagaaaagaagaaaccaaacaGTTTCCGTCAAAGAGCCCTCACAGAAAGCCAATTACATCCCACAAATGCTACCCAGTCTGGCGAGGACAGATTTCATTTCAGGTTAACAAGGCCCGAACACCGCCTGCCATTTCCATATGTACACGCGTGGGGTTCACATACCTCTGCTTTCCCTATATCTGCGATACAGGATATAGGCGACCGCTACACTGGCTGGAATCCCGAGGCCCAGTGCTATTTTCTGAATAGTGGACAAACTCGTCCAAGAATTCCGTTCAGTGGACATTTTCTGCTGTCCTTTAATTTACATCCTGGGGGAAATAAGCAAACGAGGGAAAAGAAGGTGCTTTCATTCAACATCTTTATGACTGGCAGGGAGACGAGGGaacatgttatattattatttaaaagaccACTACTGCCTACTTTCCCATTTCAAGAGCTTGAGCAGTCTCAGAATCTATCTCATGTAAAAGGTCTCagggtatttttaaaaggttagcTAAGGGTCACATATACATACAACTAAACAGAGGCATGCTCTAACCCCTCGCCCCAAGTAGAACTATATATTGATCACTTTTAAAGGGCAAAGgaacaaaaaattattaaatgagtatttaaaaaacatatatttggaTTTCATAGCAAACTATTTAAAATTCCTTATTGTGCTCTTCTAGGTCTCCAGGCCTTTCCAGAAGCTGTTGTCTCTGCAAGGAATGGCTTTCTAGGCCATTGTAACGAGATATGCTTTAAAATGAGTGAGGAAATGTAATTTATGCTACAACTTGCTTCCAGGTACAAAAACTCAACCCACATGATTAtgatatcaaagaaaaacatgtttttcaccttaaaaataaaacctggttGTATCCTAGTAAGGCTAAAAACACATTTGTTAATAAAGGACCTATTTACAAAGAACACTTTGGTCCTAAATGCGGTTTTCCTGAAGCCTTCCAGGAAGAGTGATGAAGGTAAGGAGAAGACCTGGCATAGACGTCTCCTTCTGGGGAGTAGTAGGTGGATTTCCTGCTACTGTCAGACAAGGGTCCGAGTTTGGCATCTGGCCTTAGAGCTTTACTAACCAGTAGAAATAAAGGTTGTCCCAGAACTACCAGAGATTTGCcaaatctgtgtttttttctagcCAATAGTTTTAAACAAATGTAATCCACTCTCTTGTCCAGACTCAGGGCCTGAACAGAAAATCAAAACCTCCTTTTAATATCTTGGGGAGGGACTCTTTTCAAGTGTCTTGTTATTCCAGGCTATTGGTTACTCAGTAGGTAGGTCCATCATACTGTGTCACTTTTAGAGACGTAATAATATCTCCCTTTTTAGTGGGTAGGAAGAAAAAGGTTGAGTTTACCGTGGGGTTTGAGTTACAAGGTTCCTTCCCTAACTAATGAGTTTCTTTTCCCCCAACTAGGCTGCAAATAAAACTTTTCAGCACTCGCTGTGAAAGTTTGGGTGGTAGCATGTAAACATCTTGAATAtaccaaaggaaaggaaacaagctCGGTTTCataaaggagattttttttttttgcttaattcttcaacatatgaacttcaAACTACCATTTTCCTACATTAAGGTACGGTTTATTCTGGGTGTCTAGAAGGGACTTCAGTTCTTATATGTACTGgttacttcatatattttctcatatggGCTCTTAAGTGCAAAGTGTGTGTTCACTATTAATGTGCCTCAGTTAAACAGTGCTAGCTAGCTCTGGTATGGGCTCAGCATGCTGGGAACACGAGGAGGAATAAGAACTGCCTGAGATGGTCGAGTAGGAAAGATAAACACCAAAACAACTAATTACGTGGC
This DNA window, taken from Rhinolophus ferrumequinum isolate MPI-CBG mRhiFer1 chromosome 22, mRhiFer1_v1.p, whole genome shotgun sequence, encodes the following:
- the OAZ3 gene encoding LOW QUALITY PROTEIN: ornithine decarboxylase antizyme 3 (The sequence of the model RefSeq protein was modified relative to this genomic sequence to represent the inferred CDS: deleted 1 base in 1 codon), producing MLPCYKSIIYKKQEDLTLRPRCCLQCSESPVGLQGGRSTEQGDRDQLQELYSAGNLTVLATAPLLHQNPVQLDFHFRLTPQTSAHWHGLLCDHRLFLDIPRRALDQGNRDSLTATLEYVEEKTNVGSVFVNFQNDRNDRGALLRAFSYMGFELVRPDHPALPPWDNVIFMVYPLERDLGDLPSEPP
- the TDRKH gene encoding tudor and KH domain-containing protein — translated: MSTERNSWTSLSTIQKIALGLGIPASVAVAYILYRRYRESREERLTFVGEDDIEIEMRVPQEAVKLIIGRQGANIKQLRKQTGARIDVDTEDVGDERVLLISGFPVQVCKAKAAIHQILTESAPVSEQLSVPQRSVGRIIGRGGETIRSICKASGAKITCDKESEGTLLLSRLIKISGTQKEVAAAKHLILEKVSEDEELRKRIAHAAETRVPRKQPISVRREEVTEPGAAGEPAFWKSSGASLEQAVPLAVPPCKGGGDMAVVGPEEGSWEKPDGDSFQKSGAQTSPGMSMFEIPSPDFSFHADEFLEVYVSASEHPNHFWIQIIGSRSLQLDKLVSEMTQHYENSLPEDLTVHVGDIVAAPLPTNGSWYRARVLGTLENGNLDLYFVDFGDNGDCPLRDLRALRSDFLSLPFQAIECSLARIVPTGGQWEEEALDEFDRLTHCADWKPLVAKISSYVQTGASTWPKIYLYDTSNGKKLDIGLELVRKGYAVELPEDVEENRAVSDMLHDVVTEADVSDGSVLTEAKKSPGEIAHSLSCLSLSEAASLSADDNLEDDYLI